One window of the Fusobacterium animalis 7_1 genome contains the following:
- the cbiE gene encoding precorrin-6y C5,15-methyltransferase (decarboxylating) subunit CbiE, which translates to MITIKEWLVNVVQLNKINVVGLGPGNIKYLSTAGIDCIKEAEIIIGSTRQLSDLKTIISEKQEIYILGKLNELITYLKENIERKITIIVSGDTGYYSLVPYLSKNLTKNILNIIPNISSYQYLFSKLGENWQNFRLASVHGREFDYIKNINDEDIAGLVLLTDDIQNPYEITKKLYDNGIRNLTVIVGENLSYDNEKITILEIESYKKLNRKFDINILILKKGENYGKK; encoded by the coding sequence GTGATAACTATCAAAGAATGGTTGGTGAATGTGGTGCAATTAAATAAAATAAATGTAGTAGGCTTAGGACCTGGGAATATAAAATATCTTTCTACTGCTGGAATTGATTGTATAAAAGAAGCTGAAATTATAATTGGAAGTACAAGACAACTTTCAGATTTAAAAACTATTATTTCAGAAAAACAAGAAATATATATTTTAGGGAAATTAAATGAGCTTATAACTTATTTGAAAGAAAATATAGAAAGAAAAATAACAATTATAGTTTCAGGGGATACAGGATATTATAGTCTAGTTCCTTATTTATCAAAAAATTTAACTAAGAATATTTTAAATATCATTCCTAATATTTCATCTTATCAATATTTATTTTCAAAATTAGGAGAGAATTGGCAAAATTTTAGATTAGCAAGTGTACATGGTAGAGAGTTTGACTATATTAAAAATATAAATGATGAAGATATTGCAGGTTTAGTGTTACTTACAGATGATATACAAAATCCTTATGAAATAACAAAAAAATTATATGATAATGGAATTAGAAATTTAACTGTTATAGTTGGAGAAAATTTATCTTATGATAATGAAAAAATTACCATATTAGAAATAGAAAGCTATAAAAAATTAAATAGAAAATTTGATATAAATATTTTAATTTTAAAGAAAGGAGAAAACTATGGAAAAAAATAA
- the cbiD gene encoding cobalt-precorrin-5B (C(1))-methyltransferase CbiD produces MEEKELKNGYTTGTCAAAAVKVALEALIYGKKATEVDITTLNYKTLKIPVQKLRVRNNFASCAIQKYAGDDPDVTDGISICAKVQLVKELPKVDRGAYYDNCVIVGGRGVGLVTKKGLQIAVGKSAINPGPQKMITSVVNEILGGNDEKAIITIYIPEGRAKALKTYNPKMGVIGGISVLGTTGIVKAMSEEALKKSMFAELKVMREDKNRDWVIFAFGNYGERHCQKIGLDTEQLIIISNFVGFMIESAVKLGFKKIIMLGHIAKAIKVAGGIFNTHSRVADGRMETMAACAFLVDEKPEIIRKILASNTIEEACDYIENKEIYHLIANRVAFKMQEYARADIEVSAVIFSFKGETIGESDNYQRMVGECGAIK; encoded by the coding sequence ATGGAAGAAAAGGAATTAAAAAATGGTTATACAACAGGAACTTGTGCAGCAGCAGCAGTAAAAGTCGCTTTGGAAGCATTAATCTATGGTAAAAAAGCCACTGAAGTTGATATAACAACATTGAATTATAAAACATTAAAGATACCTGTACAAAAGTTAAGAGTTAGAAATAATTTTGCAAGTTGTGCTATACAAAAATATGCAGGAGATGACCCAGATGTTACTGATGGAATAAGTATTTGTGCTAAGGTACAATTAGTAAAAGAACTTCCAAAAGTTGACAGGGGTGCATACTATGATAATTGTGTAATTGTTGGTGGTAGAGGAGTTGGACTTGTAACTAAAAAAGGTTTACAAATAGCAGTTGGAAAATCTGCAATAAATCCTGGACCTCAAAAAATGATAACTTCTGTTGTAAATGAAATTTTAGGTGGCAATGATGAAAAAGCTATAATAACAATCTATATTCCAGAAGGAAGAGCAAAGGCATTAAAAACATATAATCCTAAAATGGGAGTTATAGGTGGAATATCAGTTTTAGGTACAACTGGAATAGTTAAGGCTATGAGTGAAGAAGCATTAAAAAAATCAATGTTTGCAGAACTTAAAGTTATGAGAGAAGATAAAAATAGAGATTGGGTTATTTTTGCCTTTGGTAACTATGGAGAAAGACATTGTCAAAAAATTGGATTAGATACTGAGCAGTTGATAATTATAAGTAACTTTGTTGGTTTTATGATAGAAAGTGCTGTGAAATTAGGCTTCAAAAAAATTATAATGTTAGGGCATATTGCAAAAGCTATCAAGGTAGCAGGTGGAATTTTTAATACTCATAGTAGAGTTGCAGATGGTAGAATGGAAACTATGGCAGCTTGTGCTTTTCTTGTTGATGAAAAGCCTGAAATAATTAGAAAAATTTTAGCTTCAAATACTATTGAAGAAGCCTGTGATTATATAGAAAATAAAGAAATTTATCATTTAATTGCAAATAGAGTAGCTTTTAAAATGCAAGAGTATGCAAGAGCAGATATAGAAGTATCTGCTGTAATATTCTCATTTAAGGGAGAAACTATTGGAGAAAGTGATAACTATCAAAGAATGGTTGGTGAATGTGGTGCAATTAAATAA
- a CDS encoding precorrin-8X methylmutase produces MSYIKVPGDIEKRSFEIIEEELGDKVKKFSESELLIVKRIVHTSADFEYADLIEFQNNAIESGLKALEKGCKIYCDTNMIVNGLSKPALAKYNCSAYSLVSDKEVIEEAKKEGLTRSIVGIRKAGKDHETKIFIIGNAPTALYQLKEMIEKGEIEKPALVIGVPVGFVGAAESKEEFKKLGLPYITVNGRKGGSTIGVAILHGIIYQIYKREGFHA; encoded by the coding sequence ATGAGTTATATAAAAGTACCAGGAGATATAGAGAAAAGAAGTTTTGAAATTATTGAAGAAGAATTAGGAGATAAAGTGAAAAAATTCTCTGAAAGTGAATTACTTATAGTTAAAAGAATAGTCCATACTTCAGCAGATTTTGAATATGCTGATTTAATAGAATTTCAAAATAATGCAATAGAAAGTGGATTAAAAGCCTTAGAAAAAGGTTGTAAAATTTATTGTGATACAAATATGATAGTGAATGGACTTAGTAAACCTGCTTTAGCTAAATATAATTGTTCTGCTTACTCATTAGTTTCTGATAAAGAAGTAATTGAAGAAGCTAAAAAAGAAGGGCTTACTCGTTCAATAGTTGGAATAAGAAAAGCAGGAAAAGATCACGAAACAAAAATATTTATAATAGGGAATGCACCTACTGCTTTATATCAATTAAAAGAAATGATAGAAAAAGGTGAGATAGAAAAACCTGCCTTAGTTATAGGAGTTCCTGTTGGTTTTGTTGGAGCAGCAGAATCAAAAGAAGAATTTAAAAAATTAGGTCTCCCTTATATCACAGTAAATGGTAGAAAAGGAGGAAGTACAATAGGTGTTGCTATACTTCATGGAATTATCTATCAAATATATAAAAGAGAAGGTTTTCACGCATAA
- a CDS encoding winged helix-turn-helix transcriptional regulator, translating into MLKIIKETLIELIEIQKVTDKMTDKNRERIKLVIKYLSQNNSINNKEAQNLLDISESAAKRFLNKLVKENILEAVGEYKARKYIKK; encoded by the coding sequence ATGTTAAAAATTATAAAAGAAACTTTAATAGAGTTAATTGAAATACAAAAAGTGACCGATAAAATGACCGATAAAAATAGAGAGAGAATAAAATTAGTTATCAAATATTTAAGTCAAAATAATTCTATTAACAATAAAGAAGCACAAAACTTGTTAGATATTTCAGAATCAGCAGCAAAAAGATTTTTAAATAAATTGGTTAAAGAAAATATTTTAGAAGCTGTCGGAGAATATAAAGCAAGAAAATATATAAAAAAATAA
- a CDS encoding cobyrinate a,c-diamide synthase, whose amino-acid sequence MKAFMLAGVSSGIGKTTISMALMSAFNNVSPFKVGPDYIDTGFHEFITGNKSYNLDIFMMGEQGVKYSFYKHHKNISIVEGVMGLYDGMDNSLDNNSSAHIARFLGIPVILVLDGVGKSTSIAAQVLGYKMLDPRVNIAGVIINKVSSVKTYAIFKEAIENYTGVKCLGFVEKNDKLNISSRHLGLLQANEVEDLREKLSILRNQVLENIDLKEIEKIATEQTRTVNLNKDEIEPPLYLSYLKDRYAGKIIAIAQDRAFSFYYNDNIEFLEYMGFKVRYFSPIKDSKVPECDAIYFGGGYPENFAEELSNNKEMINSIRENYEQGKNILAECGGFMYLSNGIEETDGKIYQMCSLVPCVVNMTNRLDISRFGYISINNKNDIEVAKGHEFHYSKLKAVLEDTRKFKAVKKDGRTWECIFNEKNLYAGYPHIHFFGSYKFIEEVF is encoded by the coding sequence ATGAAAGCATTTATGCTTGCTGGTGTAAGTAGTGGAATAGGGAAAACAACAATATCTATGGCTTTGATGTCAGCTTTTAATAATGTTTCACCATTTAAGGTTGGACCTGATTATATAGATACTGGTTTTCATGAGTTTATAACTGGGAATAAAAGTTATAATTTAGATATATTCATGATGGGGGAACAAGGAGTTAAATATAGTTTCTATAAACACCATAAAAATATTTCAATAGTTGAAGGTGTCATGGGATTGTATGATGGAATGGATAATTCTTTGGATAATAATAGTTCTGCACATATTGCAAGATTTTTAGGAATACCTGTTATTTTGGTTTTAGATGGTGTTGGAAAAAGTACAAGTATAGCAGCACAAGTTTTAGGTTATAAAATGCTTGATCCAAGAGTAAATATAGCAGGAGTAATTATAAATAAAGTATCAAGTGTTAAAACTTATGCAATATTCAAAGAAGCTATTGAAAATTATACTGGTGTTAAGTGTTTAGGTTTTGTTGAAAAAAATGATAAATTAAATATTTCAAGTAGGCACTTAGGACTTTTACAAGCAAATGAAGTGGAGGATTTAAGAGAAAAATTATCTATTTTAAGAAATCAAGTATTAGAAAATATTGATTTAAAAGAAATAGAAAAAATTGCAACAGAACAAACTCGTACTGTAAACCTAAATAAAGATGAAATAGAGCCTCCGTTATATTTGTCATATTTAAAAGATAGATATGCTGGGAAGATTATTGCAATAGCACAAGATAGAGCATTTTCTTTTTATTACAATGATAATATAGAATTTTTAGAATATATGGGTTTTAAAGTAAGATATTTTTCTCCAATCAAAGATAGTAAAGTTCCTGAATGTGATGCTATTTATTTTGGAGGAGGTTACCCAGAAAACTTTGCAGAAGAATTATCAAATAATAAAGAAATGATTAATTCAATTAGAGAAAATTATGAGCAAGGTAAAAATATTTTAGCTGAATGTGGAGGTTTTATGTATCTAAGTAATGGCATAGAAGAAACAGATGGTAAGATATATCAAATGTGCAGCTTAGTACCTTGTGTAGTAAATATGACTAATAGATTAGATATTTCAAGATTTGGTTATATATCAATAAATAATAAAAATGATATTGAAGTTGCAAAAGGACATGAATTTCACTATTCAAAATTAAAAGCTGTATTAGAAGATACAAGAAAATTTAAAGCAGTAAAAAAAGATGGAAGAACTTGGGAATGTATATTTAATGAAAAGAATTTGTATGCAGGCTACCCACATATACATTTTTTTGGAAGTTATAAATTTATAGAAGAGGTATTTTAA
- a CDS encoding pyridoxal phosphate-dependent aminotransferase, giving the protein MKDLHGGNIYKFQREGKNDILDYSSNINPLGVPQKFIDIAKENFDKLVNYPDPYYIELRKKISEFNSVNMDNIIVGNGATEILFLYIRALKPKKVLILAPCFAEYERALKSVSAKIEYFELKESDHFYPNIINLKKEVENDNYDLLLFCNPNNPTGQFIKLEDIKEIVKTCENKNTRIFIDEAFIEFIENWKEKTVSLLKNKNIFIMRAFTKFFAIPGLRLGYGIGFNEDILKKMWEEKEPWTVNTFANLAGIVMLDDKEYIKKSEKWILEEKKFMYKELNEFQYIKAYKTECNFILIKIYNISSASLKDKMIEKNILIRDASNFKFLDYHFVRLAIKDRKSNLKMLEVLADIMEYRG; this is encoded by the coding sequence ATGAAAGACTTACATGGAGGGAATATTTATAAATTTCAAAGAGAAGGTAAGAATGATATTTTAGATTACAGTTCTAATATAAATCCCTTGGGAGTGCCACAAAAATTTATAGATATAGCAAAAGAAAATTTTGATAAATTGGTAAATTATCCCGACCCTTATTATATTGAATTAAGAAAGAAGATATCAGAATTTAATTCAGTAAATATGGATAATATCATTGTTGGAAATGGTGCAACAGAAATACTTTTTCTTTATATAAGAGCTTTAAAACCTAAAAAAGTGTTAATATTAGCACCTTGTTTTGCAGAATATGAAAGAGCTTTAAAATCTGTTTCTGCAAAGATAGAGTATTTTGAGCTTAAAGAAAGTGATCATTTTTATCCTAATATAATAAATTTAAAAAAAGAAGTAGAAAATGATAATTATGATTTATTATTATTCTGTAATCCAAATAATCCCACAGGACAATTTATTAAATTAGAGGATATAAAAGAAATTGTAAAAACTTGTGAAAATAAAAATACAAGAATTTTTATAGATGAAGCCTTTATAGAATTTATAGAGAACTGGAAAGAAAAAACAGTTTCTTTATTAAAAAATAAAAATATCTTTATAATGAGAGCTTTTACAAAATTTTTTGCTATACCAGGGCTTAGATTAGGTTATGGAATAGGTTTTAATGAGGATATTTTAAAAAAGATGTGGGAAGAAAAAGAGCCTTGGACAGTAAACACTTTTGCAAATCTTGCAGGGATTGTAATGCTTGATGATAAAGAATATATTAAAAAATCTGAAAAATGGATTTTAGAAGAAAAGAAATTTATGTATAAAGAATTAAATGAATTTCAGTATATAAAAGCATATAAAACAGAATGTAATTTTATTTTAATAAAAATATACAACATTAGTTCAGCAAGTTTAAAGGATAAGATGATAGAGAAAAATATATTAATAAGAGATGCCTCAAATTTTAAATTTTTGGACTATCATTTTGTTAGACTTGCAATTAAAGATAGAAAATCAAACTTAAAAATGTTAGAAGTATTAGCTGATATTATGGAATATAGAGGATAG
- a CDS encoding VOC family protein, whose product MNKITCICLGVKNMEKAIKFYRDGLGYKTNCKENNPPVCFFDTPGTKFELYPLDLLVKDIDENSLKIGSGFSGFTLAYNVGKKEDVDKVIELVRNAGGKIIKEPQNVFWGGYHAYFSDLDNYFWEVVWGPDFQFDENGLLKF is encoded by the coding sequence ATGAATAAAATTACTTGTATTTGTCTAGGTGTAAAAAACATGGAGAAAGCAATAAAATTTTATAGAGATGGTTTGGGATATAAAACAAATTGCAAAGAAAATAATCCTCCAGTTTGTTTCTTTGATACACCAGGAACAAAGTTTGAATTATATCCACTGGATTTATTGGTAAAAGATATTGATGAGAACAGTCTTAAAATTGGAAGTGGTTTTAGTGGATTCACCTTAGCATATAATGTTGGGAAAAAAGAAGATGTTGATAAAGTTATTGAATTAGTTAGAAATGCAGGAGGAAAAATTATTAAAGAACCTCAAAATGTTTTTTGGGGAGGCTATCATGCATATTTTTCTGATTTGGACAATTATTTTTGGGAAGTAGTATGGGGACCAGATTTTCAATTTGATGAAAATGGCTTACTAAAATTTTAA
- the cbiB gene encoding adenosylcobinamide-phosphate synthase CbiB has translation MFNYFAVKFGLAYIIDLILGDPRWLYHPVIIIGKSISFLEKFLYKAKNKILSGAILNILTLSATFIVSLFLARIGYVVEIFFLYTTLATKSLADEGKKVYRILKSGDIEKAKKELSYLVSRDTNTLSLDKIIMSVVETIAENTVDGFISPAFFAFLGSFFYVQIFGNVVSLALPFAMTYKAINTLDSMVGYKNEKYIDFGKVSARVDDIANFIPARLTGLIFVPLSSLILGYSFKNSLKIFFRDRNKHSSPNSGQSESAYAGALGIQFGGKISYFGKDYEKQKIGDKLKDFDYEDIKKAVNILYIVSLITTVLFILISIIGGKK, from the coding sequence ATGTTTAATTATTTTGCAGTAAAGTTTGGATTAGCTTATATTATAGATTTGATATTAGGTGATCCAAGATGGCTATATCACCCTGTTATCATAATAGGGAAGTCAATAAGTTTTTTAGAGAAATTTTTATATAAAGCTAAAAATAAAATACTTTCAGGAGCTATTTTAAATATTTTAACTTTAAGTGCAACTTTTATAGTTTCTCTATTTTTGGCAAGAATAGGATATGTTGTAGAAATATTTTTTCTTTATACAACACTTGCAACTAAAAGTTTAGCAGATGAGGGCAAGAAAGTTTATAGAATTTTAAAATCAGGAGATATTGAAAAAGCTAAAAAAGAATTATCATATCTTGTCAGTAGAGATACAAATACTCTATCACTTGATAAAATTATTATGAGTGTAGTTGAAACAATAGCTGAAAATACAGTTGATGGGTTTATATCACCAGCATTCTTTGCCTTTCTTGGAAGTTTCTTTTATGTTCAAATATTTGGAAATGTAGTATCTCTTGCCTTACCTTTTGCTATGACATATAAGGCAATAAATACTTTAGATTCTATGGTTGGCTATAAGAATGAAAAATATATAGATTTTGGAAAAGTTTCTGCAAGAGTTGATGATATAGCAAACTTTATCCCTGCAAGACTTACAGGTCTAATATTTGTACCTTTATCAAGTTTAATATTGGGGTATAGTTTTAAAAATTCTTTAAAAATATTTTTTAGAGATAGAAATAAACATTCAAGCCCAAACTCTGGGCAAAGTGAATCAGCATATGCAGGAGCATTAGGAATACAATTTGGTGGGAAAATTAGTTATTTTGGTAAAGATTATGAAAAACAAAAAATAGGAGATAAATTAAAAGACTTTGACTATGAAGATATTAAAAAAGCAGTAAATATATTATATATTGTGTCTCTTATAACAACTGTATTATTTATACTAATTAGTATTATTGGAGGTAAAAAATGA
- a CDS encoding DUF4299 domain-containing protein: protein MSISFYVKNKKKFLGYEKVLNVESALTILDKELNTYNTGNIDINDLLLSPVSNYQCLLIGEAKVSARGFELSYDDKNKDYAVRIFTPSSREDWLLALEYIKALAKKFNSEIVNERGEVYTVDNIDKFDYENDILYGIEVITSNMKSGKTDKYTIFGIDRVVSFNQEMLDKINNSDSPIDTFSNIVKEIQYLDAYSAHQQFYKNKADGKIIGAYTLTQNLRTILPYKPSVEFENSDIVKNDEVSCWNIGLVTINGDENDPNSYQIVGNMNYEDFIKKLPINKYKFIDASYIMVEPLSKEEILDLLK, encoded by the coding sequence ATGAGTATAAGTTTTTATGTAAAGAACAAGAAAAAATTTTTAGGTTATGAGAAGGTTTTAAATGTTGAAAGTGCATTGACTATATTGGATAAGGAGCTTAATACCTACAATACTGGAAATATTGATATCAATGATTTGTTATTATCTCCTGTTTCTAATTATCAGTGTCTTTTAATAGGTGAAGCTAAAGTAAGTGCAAGAGGATTTGAATTATCTTATGATGATAAGAATAAAGATTATGCTGTAAGGATTTTTACACCATCTTCAAGAGAAGATTGGCTTTTAGCTTTGGAATATATAAAGGCATTGGCTAAAAAATTTAATTCAGAAATTGTAAATGAAAGAGGAGAAGTATATACAGTTGATAATATTGATAAATTTGACTATGAAAATGATATACTTTATGGAATAGAAGTAATTACATCAAATATGAAATCTGGAAAAACAGATAAGTATACTATTTTTGGTATAGATAGAGTTGTTTCTTTTAATCAAGAAATGTTAGATAAAATTAATAACTCAGATAGTCCTATTGATACTTTTTCAAATATAGTAAAAGAAATTCAATATCTAGATGCTTATTCAGCACATCAACAATTTTATAAAAATAAGGCAGATGGAAAAATTATAGGAGCTTATACTCTTACTCAAAATCTTAGAACAATTCTTCCTTACAAACCTAGTGTTGAATTTGAAAATTCAGATATTGTGAAAAATGATGAGGTTTCTTGTTGGAATATTGGTCTAGTAACTATTAATGGAGATGAAAATGACCCAAATAGTTATCAAATTGTAGGAAATATGAATTATGAAGATTTTATAAAAAAATTACCAATAAATAAATATAAATTTATAGATGCCTCATATATTATGGTTGAACCATTAAGTAAAGAAGAAATTTTAGACTTATTAAAATAG
- a CDS encoding cobyric acid synthase, with the protein MKKANLMIVGTSSGAGKSLFVTALCRIFYKDKYKVSPFKSQNMALNSYITKDGKEMGRAQVVQAEASGLEPDVNMNPILLKPSTMNKIQIIVCGKSIGNMSGVEYNQYKKNLIPILKETYSKIENENDIVVIEGAGSPAEINIKEEDISNFAMARIADAPVILVADIDRGGVFASIYGTIMLLKEEDRKRIKGIVINKFRGNKEVLKSGFDIIENLTGVKTLGVIPYTNIDIEDEDSLTEKYKSFKLNKNSNKIKISVIKLKHISNVTDIDALSIYNDVEIQFVTERSQIGNEDLIIIPGSKNTIDDLKWLKESGIAEEIIKRARTEAIIFGICGGFQILGNKVKDPYHIEGDIEELNGLGLLDLETIMENEKTLVQYKGKLVVDNGILKTLNNFEIKGYEIHQGITQGNEKNLTTDDRTIFVNRNNIIATYLHGIFDNKNFTDVLLNEIRRRKGLEEVNNNISYEEYKLKEFDKLEKLVRENVDIDEIYKIIGLK; encoded by the coding sequence ATGAAAAAAGCTAATTTAATGATAGTTGGAACTTCATCAGGAGCAGGAAAAAGTTTATTTGTTACTGCACTATGTAGAATTTTTTATAAGGATAAGTATAAAGTTTCTCCTTTTAAATCACAGAATATGGCACTTAATTCATATATTACAAAAGATGGAAAAGAAATGGGAAGAGCACAGGTTGTTCAGGCAGAAGCAAGTGGATTAGAACCTGATGTTAATATGAACCCTATACTTTTAAAACCATCAACTATGAATAAAATTCAAATAATAGTTTGTGGGAAATCTATTGGTAATATGTCTGGTGTTGAATACAATCAGTATAAAAAAAATTTAATTCCTATTTTAAAAGAAACCTATTCTAAAATAGAAAATGAAAATGATATAGTTGTGATTGAAGGAGCAGGAAGTCCAGCAGAAATAAATATAAAGGAAGAAGATATTTCAAATTTTGCTATGGCAAGAATTGCAGATGCACCAGTAATTTTAGTTGCAGATATAGATAGAGGAGGAGTTTTTGCTTCAATCTATGGAACAATTATGCTTTTAAAAGAAGAAGACAGAAAAAGAATTAAAGGCATAGTTATAAATAAATTTAGAGGTAATAAAGAGGTTTTAAAATCTGGTTTTGACATAATAGAAAATTTGACAGGAGTTAAGACTTTAGGTGTTATACCTTATACAAATATAGATATTGAAGATGAAGATAGTTTGACAGAAAAATATAAAAGTTTTAAATTAAATAAAAATTCAAATAAAATAAAAATTTCAGTGATAAAATTAAAGCATATTTCAAATGTGACAGATATTGATGCCTTATCTATTTATAATGATGTTGAAATACAATTTGTAACTGAAAGAAGTCAGATAGGAAATGAAGATTTAATAATAATTCCGGGTTCTAAAAATACAATAGATGATTTAAAATGGCTTAAAGAAAGTGGAATAGCAGAGGAAATTATAAAAAGAGCTAGGACAGAAGCTATCATTTTTGGTATTTGTGGAGGTTTCCAAATTTTAGGAAACAAGGTTAAAGACCCTTATCATATTGAGGGAGATATAGAAGAATTAAATGGTTTAGGGCTTTTAGATTTAGAAACTATTATGGAAAATGAAAAAACTCTTGTTCAGTATAAAGGAAAATTAGTTGTTGATAATGGAATTTTAAAAACTTTAAATAACTTTGAAATCAAAGGCTATGAAATTCATCAGGGGATTACACAAGGAAATGAGAAAAATTTAACTACTGATGATAGAACTATTTTTGTAAATAGAAATAATATTATTGCAACTTATTTACATGGAATTTTTGATAATAAAAATTTTACTGATGTTCTTTTAAATGAAATAAGGAGAAGAAAAGGTTTAGAAGAAGTTAATAATAATATTTCTTATGAAGAATATAAGTTAAAAGAGTTTGATAAATTAGAAAAATTAGTTAGAGAAAATGTAGATATAGATGAAATATATAAAATTATAGGTTTAAAATAA